In Alteromonas mediterranea DE, a single genomic region encodes these proteins:
- a CDS encoding YgiQ family radical SAM protein has translation MQATIKADRGLFSYPKYWPHCLGTAPFLPMSKEEMDALGWDSCDVILVTGDAYVDHPSFGMAVIGRVLEAHGFRVGIISQPDWKSKDDFMKLGKPNLYFGVTAGNMDSMINRYTSDKKLRHDDAYTPGNVGGKRPDRAVTVYSQRCREAFKGVPVIVGGIEASLRRIAHYDYWSEKVRRSVLFDSKADMLFFGNAERPLVEVTHRLAAGEDIADLRDIRGTAIIVKEALPEWQGVDSTSLDRPGKIDPISSPYQMEPECDSQDKDTKSSEAPEAAPIVIQPPQKEKEKRKPWEKVYVKLPAFETVKDNKVLYAHTSRILHQETNPGCARALMQRHADRHIWINPPAMPLETEEMDAVFDLPYQRVPHPVYGDAKIPAYDMIRFSINIMRGCYGGCTFCSITEHEGRIIQSRSEDSIIREIEQIRDTVPGFTGVISDLGGPTANMYRLRCKSPKAEATCRRPSCVYPSICAHMDTDHKPTIDLYRRARELPGIKKILIASGVRYDLAVEDPEYVKELALHHVGGYLKIAPEHTEDGPLSKMMKPGMGSYYRFKELFDKYSQEAGKKQYLIPYFIASHPGTTDEDMLSLAIWLKENKFKLDQVQNFYPSPMATATTMYHTEVNSLRKVTKDSEDVPSAKGEIHRRLHKAMLRYHDPKNFAQIREALKRMGREDLIGRGPQHLVPPETADEKRQKAQKGRRGERALTKHTGLPPSFQGKNGKGKSSDRNVGNKNSRNNGSNKQQGSRKQETGSGGPESRNGHSDNRNRANTSKANSGTGNKRNRTQKQPSMQKR, from the coding sequence ATGCAAGCCACCATTAAGGCCGACCGCGGCCTGTTTTCTTACCCTAAATATTGGCCACACTGTTTGGGTACTGCGCCATTCTTACCTATGTCTAAGGAAGAGATGGATGCCCTTGGTTGGGACAGCTGTGACGTTATTTTGGTAACCGGTGATGCCTATGTCGATCACCCTAGTTTCGGCATGGCGGTTATTGGTCGTGTACTTGAGGCCCACGGGTTCAGAGTAGGCATTATTTCTCAGCCCGATTGGAAGAGCAAAGACGACTTCATGAAGTTAGGTAAGCCAAACCTGTATTTTGGTGTTACCGCCGGCAATATGGACTCCATGATTAACCGCTACACATCGGATAAAAAACTTCGCCACGACGATGCCTACACGCCTGGCAATGTAGGTGGTAAGCGCCCCGATCGCGCTGTTACCGTTTACTCGCAGCGCTGCCGCGAGGCCTTTAAAGGTGTTCCGGTTATTGTAGGTGGCATTGAAGCGAGTTTGCGCCGTATTGCTCATTACGACTATTGGAGCGAAAAAGTACGCCGTTCGGTATTATTCGACTCTAAAGCTGACATGCTGTTTTTCGGTAACGCTGAGCGCCCGCTTGTTGAAGTCACTCACCGCTTAGCGGCAGGCGAAGATATTGCCGATTTGCGCGACATTCGTGGCACTGCCATTATCGTTAAAGAAGCACTGCCAGAGTGGCAAGGCGTGGACTCTACCTCATTAGATAGGCCTGGCAAGATAGACCCAATATCAAGCCCCTATCAAATGGAGCCTGAATGCGATTCACAAGACAAAGACACCAAAAGTAGCGAAGCGCCAGAAGCTGCGCCTATTGTAATTCAGCCGCCGCAGAAAGAAAAAGAAAAGCGTAAGCCTTGGGAGAAGGTGTACGTTAAGCTGCCTGCTTTTGAGACAGTTAAAGACAACAAGGTGTTATATGCGCACACCTCGCGTATTTTGCACCAAGAAACCAATCCCGGCTGTGCCCGCGCTTTAATGCAGCGCCATGCTGATAGACACATCTGGATTAACCCGCCGGCGATGCCTCTTGAAACCGAAGAAATGGATGCGGTGTTTGACCTACCCTATCAGCGTGTTCCGCACCCAGTGTATGGCGATGCTAAAATTCCCGCTTACGACATGATTCGCTTCAGCATTAACATTATGCGCGGGTGTTACGGCGGCTGCACGTTCTGCTCTATTACCGAACACGAAGGGCGCATTATTCAAAGTCGTTCTGAAGACTCCATCATTCGCGAAATTGAACAAATTCGCGACACGGTACCCGGTTTCACTGGCGTTATATCAGACTTAGGCGGTCCAACGGCGAACATGTATCGCCTTCGTTGTAAGAGCCCTAAAGCAGAAGCAACCTGTCGTCGACCTTCGTGTGTTTACCCCAGCATTTGTGCGCACATGGACACCGATCACAAGCCAACTATCGACTTATATCGTCGTGCTCGCGAATTGCCAGGCATTAAGAAAATCCTGATTGCTTCGGGCGTACGTTACGACTTAGCGGTAGAAGACCCAGAATACGTGAAAGAACTTGCCCTTCACCACGTAGGAGGCTATTTGAAGATAGCTCCAGAACACACCGAAGACGGCCCGTTATCTAAAATGATGAAACCGGGCATGGGCAGCTACTACCGCTTTAAAGAGCTTTTTGATAAGTATTCACAGGAAGCAGGTAAAAAGCAGTATCTGATCCCGTACTTCATTGCGTCGCACCCGGGGACCACTGACGAAGACATGTTAAGTCTTGCGATTTGGCTTAAAGAAAACAAATTTAAACTCGATCAGGTGCAAAACTTCTATCCGTCGCCAATGGCCACGGCAACTACCATGTACCACACCGAAGTGAATTCACTGCGCAAAGTAACCAAAGACAGTGAAGACGTACCATCTGCTAAAGGTGAAATTCACCGCAGACTGCACAAAGCGATGTTGCGTTATCATGACCCGAAAAATTTTGCGCAAATCCGTGAAGCGCTTAAGCGTATGGGGCGCGAAGATTTAATTGGTCGCGGTCCTCAGCACCTCGTTCCACCAGAAACGGCAGATGAGAAGCGTCAAAAAGCGCAAAAAGGCCGTCGGGGCGAACGCGCGCTAACCAAACACACCGGGCTTCCCCCCTCGTTTCAAGGCAAAAACGGGAAAGGGAAAAGCTCAGACCGTAATGTAGGCAATAAAAACAGCCGAAATAACGGCAGCAATAAGCAGCAAGGCTCACGCAAACAGGAGACTGGCAGCGGCGGACCTGAAAGTCGTAACGGCCACAGTGACAATAGAAATCGTGCTAATACTAGCAAGGCAAATAGCGGTACGGGCAATAAGCGTAATCGCACTCAAAAGCAGCCAAGCATGCAAAAGCGCTAG
- a CDS encoding S41 family peptidase — protein MKAYTYSSVALAVMVTLLGGCGGGGGSSNNPPVATTPTTPVTSEPEWEAGVYEPQSQFIAKCETPRSGIDPFTGSAYPDTQGTAMDEKLWLRSWTNDTYLWYDEVDDNDPENFSVLAYFDQLKTTELTPSGTPKDNFHFSQDTAEYNELSQSGISSGYGFDWEFGSTTVPRQLTVRFTEPGSPAALAEVPRGAKVLSINGVDFVNDNTQQGVDAINAALFPDDAGTTANFEFELVDGTTTSVEITSGDISVTPVQNVKVLETERGKVGYFQFNTFIVTAQEGLINAFDTFVEQNVTELVMDLRYNGGGRLALASQLSYMVAGPNQTNDAIFETLRFNDKNPSTNPVTGETIRPTPFYSTEIDYDAGLLTDTLLPSLSLTRVYVIATDATCSASEAVMNALRGIDVEVVQIGSTTCGKPYGFYPTDNCGETYFTIQFQGINNKGFGDYADGFMPTTTPNFDFELPGCEVEDDFTASLGDPDEGMLSATLQYAATGSCPEVVASSAVANIEALGFNQSESQSAQAGQKLIAIDKPQTRKETFVLHNKINQPVIKERE, from the coding sequence ATGAAAGCGTATACGTATTCTTCGGTGGCATTGGCGGTAATGGTTACTCTTCTTGGTGGCTGTGGTGGCGGGGGAGGCTCGTCTAATAATCCTCCTGTGGCCACTACGCCGACGACGCCTGTCACGAGTGAGCCAGAGTGGGAAGCGGGCGTTTACGAGCCGCAATCCCAATTTATTGCGAAATGCGAAACCCCTCGAAGCGGCATTGACCCATTTACAGGAAGCGCTTACCCCGATACGCAAGGCACAGCAATGGATGAAAAGTTATGGCTGCGCTCTTGGACTAACGATACTTACCTTTGGTATGACGAAGTAGACGATAACGACCCGGAAAATTTTTCGGTTTTAGCCTATTTCGATCAGCTAAAAACCACCGAACTTACACCAAGCGGTACGCCAAAAGACAACTTTCATTTTTCGCAAGATACAGCAGAATACAACGAATTATCTCAGTCGGGTATATCGTCGGGTTACGGGTTTGATTGGGAATTCGGGTCAACTACAGTACCTAGACAGCTAACCGTTCGTTTCACCGAGCCCGGGTCGCCCGCCGCTTTGGCAGAAGTGCCGCGAGGGGCCAAAGTGTTAAGCATCAACGGCGTTGATTTTGTTAATGATAATACCCAGCAAGGCGTGGATGCTATTAATGCCGCTCTGTTTCCGGATGACGCGGGCACGACAGCCAATTTTGAATTCGAGTTGGTTGATGGCACCACAACCTCGGTGGAAATCACCTCGGGTGATATAAGCGTAACGCCTGTTCAAAATGTTAAAGTACTAGAGACCGAAAGAGGAAAGGTAGGGTACTTCCAATTCAATACCTTTATCGTTACTGCGCAAGAAGGCTTAATTAATGCCTTCGATACTTTCGTGGAGCAAAACGTAACAGAGTTAGTTATGGACTTGCGCTATAACGGAGGGGGGCGTTTGGCGTTAGCGTCACAGCTTTCTTATATGGTGGCTGGGCCTAATCAAACTAACGATGCCATTTTTGAAACCTTGCGATTTAATGACAAAAACCCATCGACCAACCCTGTTACAGGGGAAACTATCCGTCCTACACCATTTTACAGCACAGAAATTGATTACGATGCAGGTTTACTTACCGATACGCTATTGCCTAGCTTGTCGCTAACGCGAGTGTACGTTATTGCAACCGATGCAACCTGCTCAGCAAGTGAAGCGGTGATGAATGCGCTTCGCGGTATCGACGTTGAAGTGGTACAAATTGGCTCGACAACTTGCGGTAAGCCCTATGGTTTCTATCCTACCGATAATTGTGGCGAGACGTATTTCACTATTCAATTTCAGGGGATAAATAATAAAGGTTTTGGCGACTACGCCGACGGCTTTATGCCCACCACCACACCAAACTTCGACTTTGAGTTGCCGGGGTGTGAAGTGGAAGATGACTTTACCGCAAGTTTAGGTGACCCAGATGAAGGAATGCTGTCTGCTACGTTACAGTATGCCGCTACGGGGTCATGCCCAGAGGTGGTTGCTTCAAGCGCTGTTGCCAATATCGAGGCGTTAGGCTTTAATCAAAGCGAGAGCCAAAGCGCGCAGGCAGGACAAAAGCTTATTGCCATCGATAAGCCACAAACACGCAAAGAGACGTTTGTTTTACACAATAAAATAAATCAACCAGTTATAAAGGAACGCGAGTGA
- a CDS encoding TonB-dependent receptor codes for MKKITGLAVSTLTLAISQSLFAQDVADIEVVEVKGNQQSLRTLNPGDNTLKGIFGDSLTAAQTPRAVTSLSAEAIEALNINDLHDIVKAAPNAYASSGFGTPSLPSIRGQLGELFQDGVRRQAGNNGFGLPLSFNSVEQIDVVKGPSPVLFGSTQRNGGFVNLQTKVAPTSQSSGKVTLRAGRWDQYSAQVDYGTAIEEGKSGIRFSAEYLDHGSFYDFAERESTNLFVAYRYTPSNALTWDISAEYYDTDYPDNAGINRPTQDLIDNGVYITGQGTQPNGSTVAGAGAIISPTGEVVIPRSRVFTNPDDINGAETTVIRSNVEYKLADNATLRNITYYQYLEREEIAQNSFVEIIDGADTFENRTELDYQWSDSQLTTIGLALRYNDVLGYSQFTTEADNPIDLTGPISNRVIPLTDAQKARLVELRPGVFVSPGAQYDLDGDGNGDFNLSDTTDSTSWQTGLALQQRSTWTDKFSTIAGVRVDYYDVEARDPLAPEGVTAASDTYSDTLTSYQLSAVYKLTGDINVYAAFSENDATSNSMAGGTVLGGNNEINPLNFATENTLYEAGVKYAPNSQWYAEAAVFEQTRSLRNRDGSNSGVKTSGFELQMFYQGNDIWVNAAYSYLDARFDDSAAFQGTAQVIDAFDNSRSDIIEGTGVGSPTFAAFPASNTRVQGIPPQIASINAGWQITDSFQVGASALYTKSFPLDFLQTVHIRDQYTVDLNADYQVTDALRVRLDVMNITDEENWQPLFEGGYFGATLVMPNVPRHAQITMQYAF; via the coding sequence ATGAAAAAGATAACCGGCCTTGCCGTTAGCACACTCACACTTGCAATAAGTCAATCTCTGTTTGCCCAAGACGTGGCAGACATAGAAGTCGTTGAAGTTAAAGGGAACCAACAGAGCCTGCGTACGCTAAATCCAGGTGATAACACGTTAAAAGGTATATTTGGTGACAGTTTAACGGCAGCACAAACGCCACGTGCTGTTACATCGCTTTCGGCCGAGGCCATTGAAGCACTGAATATTAACGACTTACACGATATTGTGAAAGCGGCGCCTAATGCCTATGCATCCAGCGGATTTGGTACGCCAAGCCTTCCAAGCATACGAGGGCAGTTAGGTGAACTCTTTCAAGACGGCGTGCGTCGTCAGGCCGGTAATAATGGTTTTGGGTTGCCATTGTCATTTAATAGCGTAGAGCAAATTGACGTAGTGAAAGGGCCATCGCCGGTGCTGTTTGGAAGTACACAGCGCAATGGCGGCTTTGTTAACTTGCAAACCAAGGTTGCGCCTACTAGTCAAAGTAGCGGTAAAGTTACCCTTCGCGCCGGGCGCTGGGATCAGTATTCAGCTCAAGTAGACTACGGCACGGCGATAGAAGAAGGTAAAAGCGGTATTCGCTTCAGTGCGGAATATTTAGATCACGGCAGCTTTTATGACTTTGCCGAGCGTGAAAGTACCAACTTGTTCGTGGCCTACCGCTATACCCCAAGCAATGCATTAACGTGGGATATCAGTGCGGAATATTACGATACAGATTATCCAGATAACGCAGGCATCAACCGTCCAACTCAAGACCTTATCGATAATGGGGTTTATATTACAGGGCAAGGCACTCAGCCAAATGGCAGCACAGTAGCTGGTGCAGGGGCTATTATTTCACCTACGGGTGAAGTAGTTATTCCTCGAAGCCGTGTATTTACCAACCCAGATGACATTAACGGTGCTGAAACTACGGTTATCCGAAGTAACGTAGAATACAAACTGGCCGATAACGCGACCCTTCGCAACATTACGTATTATCAGTACTTAGAGCGCGAAGAGATTGCGCAAAATAGCTTTGTGGAAATTATTGACGGTGCCGATACGTTTGAAAACCGCACTGAACTTGATTACCAGTGGAGCGATAGCCAACTTACTACCATAGGCTTGGCGCTTCGCTATAACGACGTGCTGGGCTACAGCCAATTTACCACCGAAGCTGACAACCCTATTGATTTAACTGGCCCGATTTCAAACCGAGTTATACCGCTTACCGATGCACAAAAAGCCCGTTTGGTTGAATTACGCCCAGGCGTATTTGTGTCGCCTGGGGCGCAATATGACCTCGATGGCGATGGTAACGGCGATTTTAACCTGTCAGACACCACTGATTCTACATCGTGGCAAACTGGGTTGGCGCTACAGCAACGCTCTACATGGACAGACAAGTTCTCAACCATTGCTGGCGTTAGAGTAGATTATTACGATGTTGAAGCCCGCGACCCTCTAGCGCCTGAGGGAGTAACGGCAGCGTCTGATACCTATAGCGATACCTTAACTAGCTATCAGTTAAGCGCAGTTTACAAACTCACCGGTGACATCAACGTATATGCTGCGTTTTCCGAAAACGATGCTACGTCAAACAGTATGGCGGGGGGCACAGTATTGGGCGGTAATAATGAAATTAACCCGCTTAATTTTGCTACCGAAAATACCTTGTACGAAGCAGGGGTAAAATACGCGCCAAACAGCCAATGGTATGCTGAAGCGGCAGTGTTTGAGCAAACCCGTAGCTTACGCAATCGCGATGGCAGCAATAGCGGGGTTAAGACCAGCGGCTTTGAACTGCAAATGTTCTATCAAGGCAATGATATATGGGTAAATGCTGCTTACAGCTACTTAGACGCTCGCTTCGATGACTCTGCAGCGTTTCAAGGCACGGCTCAGGTGATAGACGCGTTTGATAACAGTCGCTCAGATATTATTGAGGGGACGGGAGTGGGATCGCCGACGTTTGCCGCGTTTCCTGCATCAAATACTCGCGTACAAGGTATTCCGCCTCAAATCGCGTCTATTAATGCCGGCTGGCAAATTACCGACAGTTTCCAAGTGGGTGCCAGCGCGCTTTACACCAAATCTTTCCCGTTAGACTTTTTACAAACCGTGCATATTCGCGACCAATATACGGTTGATTTAAACGCCGACTATCAGGTTACCGATGCGCTTCGCGTTCGCCTAGATGTAATGAACATCACCGACGAAGAAAACTGGCAGCCACTTTTTGAAGGCGGGTATTTTGGTGCGACTCTAGTCATGCCAAACGTGCCTCGTCACGCTCAAATTACCATGCAATACGCGTTCTAA
- a CDS encoding EVE domain-containing protein: MAYWLFKTEPDAFSIDDLANRPEQTEPWDGVRNYQARNFLRDGVKLGDKVFIYHSSCKLVGIAGVAEVVKDGYPDTTQFNPESKYYDPKSSEENPRWFRVDVKFVEKFSSVLPLSVIKSMEGITELPLVKKGGRLSIMPVQEGEWQQLYAAAKG; the protein is encoded by the coding sequence ATGGCATATTGGCTATTTAAAACCGAACCCGATGCATTCTCTATTGATGATTTGGCAAACCGTCCTGAGCAAACTGAACCATGGGATGGCGTAAGAAACTACCAAGCCCGTAACTTTTTACGTGATGGCGTAAAGCTAGGCGATAAGGTGTTTATTTATCACTCCAGCTGCAAACTAGTTGGTATTGCAGGCGTTGCAGAAGTGGTGAAAGACGGGTACCCAGACACCACACAGTTTAACCCTGAGTCAAAATACTACGATCCTAAATCCAGCGAAGAAAACCCGCGTTGGTTTCGTGTGGATGTGAAGTTTGTAGAAAAGTTTTCCAGCGTACTGCCACTTTCTGTGATTAAAAGTATGGAAGGTATTACTGAGCTACCTTTAGTTAAAAAAGGCGGAAGGTTATCAATAATGCCGGTACAAGAGGGCGAGTGGCAGCAGCTGTACGCTGCTGCGAAAGGCTAA
- a CDS encoding PepSY-associated TM helix domain-containing protein: MDKITKQNALNAHTWVGVFLSVLLFLVCLSGTIAVFHFEFERWEQPHITEMENVSPEVVEKAMDSFLSRHTEESHHLFVVFPTSDIPRLVVENDHVAYFADNEGNLIEKESVSFTQMLVDLHLYLNLPHSWGMILVSALGAVICTLVITGIIAHKRITKDAFKLRRGGNGQQAQIDLHNRFGLWASPFHLVIGITGTYFGLAGIILIVIATLNYGGDRDAVVDQIFTPDPVLVPQEGKPAIGKAFAQMETLAPEKSPIFLTVHEVGEPEQFIEIYAKAPNRMIYAEGYRFDTAGNYIGVAGYENGEWGKQLLWSMYRLHFGDFAGLVSKWLYFVLGVMLTMLCVSGMEIWLSKKAHPPLASRLWYATVWGSVSALAFTAIADMFFTGSLVAVFWCLMLLNTGVTVAVKSLTKPMWLLISGLSVLMLLVAYVAVHGSATFTIASLQLNIPMAVYVIWSVYRARTLIKRASTEQAKVKKDKTGSAGQASQGNSAEGASA; encoded by the coding sequence ATGGATAAAATAACCAAACAAAATGCATTAAATGCACATACGTGGGTAGGCGTGTTTCTGAGCGTACTTCTTTTTCTTGTGTGTTTGTCGGGAACCATTGCTGTATTTCATTTCGAGTTTGAGCGATGGGAGCAGCCGCACATTACCGAAATGGAAAATGTGTCGCCAGAAGTCGTTGAAAAAGCCATGGATAGCTTTTTGTCGCGGCACACCGAAGAATCTCATCACCTCTTCGTGGTGTTCCCTACATCAGATATTCCGCGACTGGTTGTTGAAAATGATCATGTTGCTTACTTCGCCGACAATGAAGGCAACTTGATTGAAAAGGAAAGCGTATCTTTTACTCAAATGCTGGTGGATTTACACCTTTATTTAAATTTACCACACAGTTGGGGGATGATTTTAGTCAGTGCGCTAGGTGCAGTTATTTGTACGCTTGTCATCACAGGGATTATTGCTCATAAACGTATCACTAAAGATGCATTTAAGCTAAGACGCGGGGGTAATGGTCAGCAAGCCCAAATAGACCTGCATAATCGCTTTGGCCTTTGGGCATCGCCATTTCATTTAGTTATCGGTATTACCGGCACCTACTTTGGGCTGGCGGGCATTATTCTTATTGTCATTGCTACGCTTAATTATGGGGGGGACAGAGATGCCGTAGTGGATCAAATATTCACACCAGACCCGGTCTTAGTGCCTCAAGAAGGCAAACCGGCTATCGGCAAAGCATTTGCTCAAATGGAAACCTTGGCCCCTGAGAAATCCCCTATCTTTTTAACCGTACATGAAGTGGGTGAGCCTGAGCAATTTATAGAAATCTACGCGAAGGCCCCTAATCGAATGATTTACGCTGAAGGCTACCGCTTTGATACCGCGGGTAATTATATAGGCGTTGCGGGTTATGAAAACGGAGAATGGGGTAAGCAGCTATTGTGGTCAATGTACCGACTACATTTTGGTGACTTCGCTGGACTGGTCAGTAAATGGCTTTACTTCGTCTTGGGTGTAATGCTAACGATGTTATGCGTATCGGGCATGGAGATTTGGCTGTCTAAAAAAGCACATCCACCGCTGGCTAGTCGCCTTTGGTACGCAACGGTTTGGGGAAGTGTAAGCGCATTAGCATTTACTGCCATTGCAGATATGTTTTTCACGGGGTCTTTAGTAGCGGTGTTTTGGTGTTTAATGCTATTAAATACTGGGGTAACGGTGGCGGTTAAGTCGTTAACTAAGCCTATGTGGCTATTGATATCGGGGCTTAGCGTACTCATGCTGCTTGTTGCTTACGTGGCGGTGCATGGTAGTGCAACATTTACTATTGCTTCGTTACAGCTGAATATTCCCATGGCGGTTTACGTCATCTGGAGCGTATACCGTGCCCGCACATTAATAAAACGTGCTAGCACTGAACAAGCAAAGGTGAAAAAAGACAAAACTGGCAGCGCGGGGCAGGCTAGTCAAGGCAATAGCGCAGAGGGTGCGAGTGCTTAA
- a CDS encoding SMP-30/gluconolactonase/LRE family protein — translation MKVAWLIGVLIALYLLLWPVPIAPVSWQSPANNGFEGEFAENTRLSDLTLIDLGDDYGPEDFALNHEGTLATSSHSGAILLKKKGERTFSPWVNTGGRPLGIEYDSKGNLLIADAHLGLLKIDTAGVLSVLVDSVNSTPVVYADDVDIAENGKVYFTDATTKFSAKAFGGTLNASLLEILEHRGNGRLIEYTPSTGKSKVIMDGLVFANGVAVSHDQASVLVNETGNYRVLRYWLGGPRSGQVDIVIDNLPGFPDNISAARNGGYYVGLASPRSSAVDKLADSPFLRKIVQRLPKLLRPQGQAYGHLIKISERGEIELSLQDPTGAFPFTTGAIETDEELYISSLTATAVGVLGLKE, via the coding sequence ATGAAAGTGGCTTGGTTGATCGGTGTGTTAATTGCCCTTTACCTACTGTTATGGCCTGTACCCATAGCGCCAGTTTCATGGCAATCACCTGCCAATAATGGGTTTGAAGGTGAATTCGCCGAAAACACGCGGCTTTCCGATTTAACCCTTATTGATCTGGGCGACGACTATGGGCCAGAGGACTTTGCGTTAAACCATGAAGGAACCTTGGCGACATCGAGCCATTCAGGTGCCATTCTGTTAAAGAAAAAAGGCGAGCGTACCTTTTCTCCCTGGGTAAATACGGGCGGTCGCCCCCTAGGCATTGAGTACGATAGTAAAGGAAACCTTCTAATCGCCGATGCTCACCTTGGGTTACTTAAGATAGATACTGCTGGCGTACTCTCTGTGCTGGTTGATAGCGTAAACAGCACCCCTGTCGTTTATGCAGATGATGTGGATATCGCAGAAAATGGCAAGGTGTACTTTACCGACGCGACCACCAAGTTTTCAGCCAAAGCGTTTGGTGGCACCCTAAATGCAAGTTTGCTTGAAATTTTAGAGCACAGAGGGAATGGTAGGCTAATCGAATACACCCCTTCAACGGGTAAAAGCAAGGTCATTATGGATGGTTTAGTCTTTGCTAATGGAGTAGCGGTTAGCCATGACCAAGCGTCAGTTTTAGTTAATGAAACGGGAAACTACCGGGTGCTACGCTATTGGCTAGGTGGGCCAAGGTCCGGTCAGGTTGATATCGTCATTGATAACTTGCCCGGCTTTCCCGATAACATAAGTGCGGCAAGAAACGGTGGCTATTACGTGGGGCTGGCATCACCGCGTTCAAGCGCCGTTGATAAACTCGCCGATAGTCCTTTTTTACGGAAAATAGTGCAACGACTTCCTAAGCTTCTTCGCCCACAGGGGCAAGCATACGGCCATCTAATAAAAATAAGTGAACGCGGAGAAATAGAGCTAAGCTTGCAAGACCCAACAGGCGCATTTCCTTTCACAACGGGCGCAATTGAAACCGATGAAGAGCTGTACATTAGTAGCTTAACAGCCACTGCTGTGGGCGTGTTAGGTCTAAAAGAGTAG
- a CDS encoding demethoxyubiquinone hydroxylase family protein: MSFYSKTLEASYAKQIDRELRASHAGETGAVWIYRGAIFAEFILSFFNIMRSTGATKVFIQEHLKTEKQHLNLFETEMPLFRGSFILPLWVAAGFITGFVPRLLGKNWFFYTIYSVEKFVDTHYEKQCSKLVMQPNPPSNVINRFKRCQMDEQHHRDEAQSQIATKVTLPMKLWGRLVRVGSSAAVTIAKII; encoded by the coding sequence ATGTCATTTTATTCAAAAACACTTGAAGCTTCGTATGCAAAGCAGATAGACAGAGAGTTACGGGCAAGCCATGCTGGTGAAACCGGTGCGGTTTGGATATACCGAGGCGCGATATTTGCCGAATTCATCCTAAGCTTTTTTAATATTATGCGCTCGACAGGGGCTACCAAGGTCTTCATTCAAGAGCATCTAAAAACTGAAAAGCAACACCTGAATCTTTTTGAAACGGAAATGCCGCTTTTCAGAGGAAGCTTTATTCTGCCCCTATGGGTAGCGGCTGGTTTTATTACAGGTTTTGTTCCTCGCTTATTAGGTAAAAATTGGTTTTTCTATACGATTTACAGTGTAGAGAAATTTGTCGACACCCATTACGAAAAGCAATGTAGCAAATTAGTAATGCAACCGAACCCGCCATCAAACGTCATTAACCGGTTCAAACGGTGTCAGATGGACGAACAGCATCACAGAGACGAGGCACAATCTCAAATCGCAACGAAAGTCACGCTGCCTATGAAACTGTGGGGGCGCTTAGTACGCGTAGGTTCATCGGCCGCAGTTACAATCGCGAAGATTATTTAG